GTCCAGCATCTCGGGCTGGGATGTCATCTCGTAGCACTGCTCGCGCACCACGTACACCGGCAGAAAAAACTGCTGCCCCGCGCTGGCGTAGCGGGTCTGTTCGATATCGTAGTGTTCGAACGGCACATCCTGCGCGCCCATGGGGATCACCCAAGAGCCCATCAGCATGTAGCGGCGGGAGACGCTCCTGCCGGTGCGCACAAAGGCGGCGGCCTCCAAATCCAGCTGCGCCTCGCCCTGGTACCATATCTTGGCAAACACGTGGCCCAGCGCGCGCACAGGGCGCATCAGCTCCGGCTCGTTTGCATTGCCCACCCCCTCGATGAGCAGTGTGCCGCGCTTGACCAGCTGGCCGGGGACCACGCGCGCCGTGCCCGCCAAGGGCAGCACGCTTTCGATCACCGCGTCCTGCGTAGAAACGATGTGGGCGCTCTGGCCGCGCGGAAAGATCTCCGGCGCGGGGATCTCGGGATGGGCCTGCACCACCAGACGCACGCCGCGCACCTCCACCGCCATCCACGTCATGGAGGGCACCTGGATCATCAGCGTATCGCGCAGGGTGTGCGTATCGATGCTGTGCCGGTACATGCCCTTATGCATGCCCTCGCGTGCCAGCACCGAGAGCACCTGCTGTTGCACAGCTTGCGGGCAACCGGAGACATCGATCTCCCAGATGAACTGGGCGGCCACAAGCAGCGCCCCGATGCACAGCACCAGCCCAGCCGAGAGCATCCAGCGCGCGCGCAGCGGCGCCAATATAAAAAAGATGCCCGCGCGTTTTTCCACATGGATGCGCAGGCCCAGCTCCTGGCACAGCGCGCAGTAGGCGCCAAGGCTCGTGCGGCTGACGCATAGCGTCATCACGCCGTAGGAGACCCTGTGCACATCCCACAAAAGAAGCCCCTCTGCAAGCGCACGGTTGATGCACTTCTCCAGCGCCCTTCCTTCCACCCTGATGATAACATATCCACGAATAAAGCGCCATAACCGCGTAAATTTCATCGCCGTCTGCCCCCCTGATACAAAGCGCGTGTCCCACTTTTGTGCAAAAAAGCGCGCTATCTGGCGCGCAAAAACCCTACGGTGTCGATGCGCCCCACCAGCATGGTGTTCTCGGGGGTGATTTCCTCAAGCATAAGGCGCTCTCCCTCCACGCTGAGGATTGCAGTGGCTGTGCGCAGCCGGATGCGCGTCTGGGTATAT
Above is a window of Maliibacterium massiliense DNA encoding:
- a CDS encoding sporulation protein YqfD, translated to MKFTRLWRFIRGYVIIRVEGRALEKCINRALAEGLLLWDVHRVSYGVMTLCVSRTSLGAYCALCQELGLRIHVEKRAGIFFILAPLRARWMLSAGLVLCIGALLVAAQFIWEIDVSGCPQAVQQQVLSVLAREGMHKGMYRHSIDTHTLRDTLMIQVPSMTWMAVEVRGVRLVVQAHPEIPAPEIFPRGQSAHIVSTQDAVIESVLPLAGTARVVPGQLVKRGTLLIEGVGNANEPELMRPVRALGHVFAKIWYQGEAQLDLEAAAFVRTGRSVSRRYMLMGSWVIPMGAQDVPFEHYDIEQTRYASAGQQFFLPVYVVREQCYEMTSQPEMLDMERLQQEALKVAKAQAEAQIPEGVSVIEEHVQSETRENKLIVRYTATTRQEIGETVPFDEAQWRAEHPVPTPTPAG